CTGTTAAAAAAAGTGCAGCTTATAACATTGTGGAgatataatgaataaatgttgaGTCCCCGTTCAAGTCAAtgatttgttaattatttatgTTTCAACGTATAAAATCATTTCCAGAAAACAAATTATGGGAGAATACGTTTTCAATAACTGGACTATTAGGATATACGTGACAGCTGTATTGCCTTCAGGCTGTTTCCATAAAACCAATCCCAATACATCAGTGGGGAGACTGGAAAGAGTTGATCTAGATTAGATCCTGTTGTTCAGATCATTATTTCTGAGTGTTTAATAACAAtcttagacacattttcatattgcaTTGCAGTAAAATGATATTCCAATCTATTCAGTTTACCTCCCACTTCCTTTACTCCATGTTGTGTCTCAAATATTCTGTTCATTATGAACGGTATCAATGAGTTTGAGGAGAGCTTAACTCCAGTTACAAAGATTATgcaaatattaaaacaatataaCTTCAAATTTTAGCTTGTCCAAATGAAACCGGTTTGTCAAAGGCACATCACATAAGCATCAAAATACAACAGTATGCCAGTTCTATTTCAAGTCTATTCGTGTTATTTCCGCCAACCAATTAACAAATTCGCCGTAAAGCTGCCTGCGTATTGAACGTTGCATAAAAGACAGACTTGGGTTGCAAAAAAGACCGACTCTTTGGTGGCTACTGGCATGGATTGGAATGTTAGCTTAAGAGACTGGTAGTCAGTAATGTAATTTGGAAATCATGATTCTGCAAATCTGTTGTCAGTAACGAAAGAACATATCATAACATAGTTGGAGGATCAACTACAAGCAACTGGTGAAAATAAGGCTACAAGAAAAATGGATGAACTTCCCGCTTAAGCGATGGACACTTGTGTCTTCGATGCAAGTATACTGTCTTTGTCGTCTCGCTAGGTTGAATAATGGGCCTTTAGCAGCAGCTACCCATGATTATATCCGACTGCTACTGCTAATAATGTTGCACATAATGTATGTTTAGGACTTTAAATTGGAGCCCATTCGGTACATGACAGGGAAGGATAATGCAAATATCGAAGTATGAATGCCGTTTAACGTTATGAAGCTCATCGATCATGTGTCTCATTTCAGGTTTGCTTTAATTCGATTGGGATATCTTTGTGCTTACGAATAAAGTGCTGCATACTTACAACTAGCACTTCGTTGATTTACGTTCACCTTAATGGAACGGTCGGTATGACAGTGGACACGTTTTACTTGTAGgctacatttaagtaatttacaTTATTACGCTCTTACATTATTGAGTGCATCTGTAAACTTTTACCACATGGGAATCAAACTCACAGTCCTATGCTCATCCAATTGAGCTACACGTATTCAAAAATGTTAGGACCTAAACATTGCAATTATTGTTACTATATAAGggttaatatatttttagaaaattgACCTAGGCTTCTCGCACATTCCACGTTTCATTATAGGCCTTAATTATTAAGTGAGTGAAAAGCATATAGCCTAAATCTAAATCTTATTTtcttatattttaaaacacattttacactaTACCTTGTTCATTCAGAAAGCCAGTGTAGTTTTTTGTATGAATCCAGCAGATGCTCGTGTTACTGTAGTCCAGTTctatttcaatatatatatataatttcacatCAATAATTTCGTGCcataaatataatttcataaTGACCATTTTATGAGGAGCTGGGACGGATATATGGAAAACTATAGTCTTTCAAGCTTGACGTCCTTTGCCTTGTATGTAGGGAAAAAGGTGCATAGCCACCTCTGTGACCACTAGATGATAATTATCCGCACATTCCCCTGGTTTAAACATGTTGTCAGAAGCATACAAACAAATTCGTCGTCTTAATGAGATCTCTCTTCAGTTGGCCGAACTTAATATTAGCCTAGGTGGCAACCACTTTGTATTGTTGAGGGATCGATTCCAGGTTATCATGCTCAAGCTTTTGTCTGTACACTATAGGTTAATGTCGCGTAAAGTGTGATCCACCACAAAGGATGTGTGAAACATCTTTCTTATCCTACACCTGGTGCCACAAATATAATACAACTAATATTGAAGCCAATCTGGCCGATATCTATTTTATGTTTAGATTATGGTTTGTCTttgcagaaagaaaaatattcaatTGAGACTGTGCTGAACAAATAACCGCTCGTTTGAATCATATATTCCCCAACGATTTAAGTTTTGTTGGTAAGCATCATACAGTgtagttttctttatttcagaAGGTATATTTATGATATGGTTTATACCAACGATGTACGTTGAAACCTTCCATTTAGATGGTTTCTCTAACCTTTGTGTCTTATATGTGGGTAGTctgttaaatatatgtatatttttaaatgtagcaATAAAAATAATCGTTGGAAGACCGAATTAATATTATTTCTTATGGACTTAGCCTTATGGAAACAAACTCAGCCttttgaataacaaaatgttcagGTTGAGATGTTTCTTCCCATAtataatgtaggcctatatgCTATATTTAGGATGGCAGACTTTTTCCTTACAATCGTGACATAATACGGACGCATTTCCGTTATATCGACAGTTTGCAATAAAAGAAAAAGGCTATACATGTGTTAATAACATGCACATAATTGTCCAAGAGCGGTACATTGCATTCGGCCCTCAAGTGTTTATGAAATATGCTACTATTCTTCACGTTTTATTCGgggaaatgttagtcagtttaaattAGTACATCACTCTTCTAAAAAACGTATTACATAGTTAGAAAGTCGAATTGTCATTCACATTCCAGTAGGCATATAATATACAGGTATGTTTTGCTCATCCATTTTATTATAAGAAAAACgaaatgtttaattgtcaaGCCGATGGGCTTTAAACTGGTAACTCCGAAGTGTTATTGGTGGCTCTTCTAACTGCAGCTACTTTGCACGTAAAGCTTCACAATGCGGTTGTGAAGTTCATTCATGTCTGTCTAGACGTACTACGACCGTGTTCGTCTGCATTCTCTACCTTGACCTTGGACTTCATTGAGTCTGTCGTTTTAATGAATGGTCATTATTCGTGAGTTGATCCTTTGGCAGACAATAATTATGTTACCTGGGATAAACTGAGAGACATTCAAAGATATTGTGTCCTTTATCTTTTCAATTTCAACAGCCTAAGTTGTTCTATGTTTTTAAGCGACTTTTGACACCGCGCCCACAGAGACAAcatgactgtctctctcccaaaAATTAAATGCTTTCTCTTTCCCAATAATTAAATGCTTTCCCTACACTGGATGATAACATTGCATGGACTACTgctattaaaaaacaaattctgCAATAAAATAATCTGCTAGAATAGATAATTTTGCTTTTTAGAGTGGGTTTGGccatatattatattttcagatttttctgaAACTGCACGGCAATTACAGTAAATTTCACACAAATTACATCAAGCATGTTTATGCAATCAACATTATTTCGCACTATTCAACTTCATGCGCACCCTGAAACGATCAAGGTGGTTCTCCGGGCCAAATGGGGTTTTAGATTATATTATACAAAGGTCATTgtcttgaaaatgtattgccaGGGGCGTGTTTGTTAATTCTGTGGCCCCAATCAAACCTCCTTTTAGGGGCCCCCACCATTTTAGCATGACCACAGAATCTGCCAAAAACCTACATAACTGTAACAGTGGGATGCATTATCGTCAGTTCATTTGAACTAAAGTGTTTGCTGCTAAGTTACAATATGAGagtgaaatacttattttttctttctagtAACTTTCTAGTACTTCTTGCTAACTATAAGACTTATGGTTTTGTGAACAGTCAAATCCTTCATTTGGATGGTGGTTAGCTCGTCTAGTCAAAGTTCTGGGCCGTCAAGAGGTTCACTCACCATTGGGTCATCCTCAGACCAGAGGATGACCCATTAGCTGGTAGGTGCACTGTTGCAACAAGCTGAAGTGGTGGTGATATCACAATGATAAATATTTGCTTCATTGTATTCCTTTGCAGTGTTACTCTTAAAGAAACTTTTGAGCTTCTGCAAAATTCCCTGTTATTCTTGTAACGAGCTCCACTAGGGTACAAACACTTAATTTTGCTTGTTTCCTCTGACTGAAGCTGGCTTTTTGCTGTGGGCAAATGTGTCATGAGGAATGTTGagtacatttctttaaataGATAGACGTGCAGaaagagtatgtgtgtgtgtggtataataACTATTTGGAATCATGTGTGAAACCTTGTGTCTATGATAACTGTATATCATGTATATTAGTTGCTacactaaatatattttgtttaaactTGCCACTCTGCTTGTAATACTTGCTATAAGGCAGCAAGGAAGCCCCCACCCCACAGGGCCTAAAGCGTGCTTGGGGCCCTATTTAACAGAAATGGCTGGTGTTCCTACCAACAGTCCTATATATTACACATATATTTATTGTTATGCCTCATTGCCTCTTCGGATGCCTTTGTGATAATGCTTATTATGTTTatcatttttgtctcattattgtCTTTTTCCCTGCATTGACTGTAATGATAACTAGTTAATTGAGTATAGTGTACTATATACTACTGAGTTATGAGCTCCACATAAAATGATGCATActttgctctggataagagcatatgctaaattactaaactGCCCCACAGCCATTAAATTTAGGATTCTTTTACCGGCCAACTCTTGTGTTAAGATCTAAATAATAAGTTATGGCTAGTTTTTcctattttattacattttaaataattcccAGAACATTGCAGACTAATCTTTACATCATCAGTAATCGAAAATCTTcacaatcatttaaaaatacCTGAATAATAGTTCGCCAACGTTCAGAGGTTCAGTCAAAATAACTTTCAGATGTGTGTTCTACTCCACCTTCAAACGAGTGGGGATGTTTTACTTCCCCTTTAAGGTTAGGCCTGCTTTCCACTAATACCCAAGCCAGTGAGTGTATTCACTGGAATACAAATGGACAATCAATAAAGATAGAGGCGGTTTAAAGGGATGAGGACTCGCCCGCACCCGCTACACACTCTCCGGCTATTGTAGCCTATAATTTGGTCGGCAGATCGCTGGGTCTTATAAATTGGTCACATGGGCGACACTTGGGTATTGCGCGGTGCAAATGCGCAAtcgtgagaaaaaaaaattgcttagaGATTAGGTGTTGGTCTTGGAGAAGTCGGCTTTTAAAAAGCATCAGGAACCCGTAATATGACGACTTCGCTGGTTTTGCATCCACGCTGGGCGGACACCTTGATGTACGTATATGAAAAAAGCCCGAATGAAAACAATCAGAATAAAAACCAATCCATGGAGGGACTAAGCGGGAATTGTCCTGCTACCCATTGCAGGGAGCTGATCTCTCACTCTGCTTTGGGACGACACTCTGGAAGTTTAAGCCACCAGGGTTCTGTGTACTCGGACCTACCTTCCCAGGACGGCGTGCGACAGTGTCCGGCTCCCCAGACTTCATCTAGTGCTACCTTGAATTATGGCTACCCGTTTGGAAGCTCTTATTACGGGTGTAGGTTGTCACACTCGCACAACGTTAACTTGCAGCAGAAGTCATGCTCGTACCACCCTGCAGATAAGTATACAGAAAACTGCGCGGCACTTCCCACGGAAGAGTTACCAAGTCGGACCAAGGAATTCGCCTTCTACCCAAGTTTTGCCAGCTCATACCAGACTGTCCCAGGATACTTGGACATGTCTGTAGTTCCTGGTATAAGTGCGCACCCAGAACCAAGACATGATACTTTGATTCCAATGGATGGCTACCAGCACTGGGCTCTATCTAATGGCTGGGACGGACAGGTGTACTGTTCTAAAGAACAAACACAGTCAACACATCTTTGGAAGTCGCCCTTCCCAGGTAGGAAAGCtgttttcttcaaatgtttACTCAAATGGACAGTTCATGTAATTTATAATGACTTTTTcaacatgtttgttttaaccGTATTCAACTAAGACACATAAAAGCAATGACGAATGTCTGTGATCGCGCACGCGttttttaggtgtgtgtgtttgtgtgtgtctgtgtgtttgacatAAAGATGCATTGTGTTTCCAAGTAATACGAAAGGGTCAATATATTTACTTTTCTCATGATTATCTTACATAGGCGTAACtatcttttaattgtgatatttgtttaaaaaacgtTTCCTTTCAATTTGTTAAAACACGTGAATATGTCTAATTTAAAGTTCACTATAGCATAGGGTCATTaccgtgtttgtttgtgtttattttggcGTCTAATTTCGGGGAAGACTAGACATGAGTCTTGATAGATGTATTTAAAACCAAAGGTTTTTCTTTAAACTGCCAACCACAATTTGTGTTCACGACTGCTTTACATTAGATAAAAACTGGGAACATCTATACATTTtgattttctattttaaaaaaGCTGTTTGTATTAGAACAGGGCACCATTTCATTTGCCAATATTTGCTATAATTAAATCTGGTAACCACTGGGACTGGTCCCATGAAGCTCTCAGTTGTCACTCATTGCGTTTTTTATCTCTCAATAGTCAACTGAAAGAAAATCTGTTATAATTTCCCCCTTAATTTATAAATGAATCCATGGTGATTCCAAAGGATCGttgacatggtgtgtgtgtgtgtgtgtgtgtgtgtgtgtgtgtgtgtgtgtgtgtgtgtgtgtgtgtgtgtgtgtgtgtgtgcgcgcgtttgcgtgtgtgtgtaggagagcgagaaagagagagggatttATCCAAATATACCCTCCATATGCATGCGTTGATATAATTTATTAACAGAAATATGCGTTTTCAGGTCTGTTCCATTTGCTAATAAGGCTGTTCTTTAATTTATAAATTGTTTAGTTATACGGAGTTTGCCTTTTATATTGACCATGTGTATAAACATATAATAGTAATGATTCAAAAATACTTCAACACTGAAACCTTGAAACCTAGTAGCCCTAAGACATTTGCCCATATTAAATCGCACATTATGTATCTGATTTCCAGTAGGCCTATCAAGTTCCAACTTGTTAAAAATAGCAGATTAATTCCTAGATCGACTGGCTCATCGTTCACAATGTAAGTAACACGTGTCTCATAGGcccatacatatacatatacacatacttaTGGAGCGCAAAACATCGATTCGTCATACAATTTTTTATGAACcgtcaaaacattttgaaggaCAAGTATGTTTACTATCCTTGGTTTTGTCCTTGTAACCAGTCCTCATGTTGCCTGTGCGCTCTTTGAGCCTAGAAATGCTCAGTTTAAACATGTGGGCATTAAGAAAACGTTATGATCTTCTTTCAGTGTGTTCTGAACTTATTTTTTCAGATGTTGTTCCTTTGCAACCAGAAGTGAGCTGCTACCGACGAGGCCGCAAAAAGCGAGTTCCTTACACCAAGGTCCAACTGAAGGAGCTAGAGAAAGAGTATGCAGCCAGCAAGTTCATCACCAAAGACAAGCGACGGCGAATATCTGCCGCCACTAATCTTTCCGAACGCCAGGTCACCATCTGGTTCCAGAACCGACGGGTGAAGgacaagaaatgtgtttgtaaatCTAAATCAAGCTCTCATATGCATGACACTTGACTCAGTCCAATCTCAATGACATGGCAATTCAAATACGTAACACAGAAAAGCTCAATATTTCTCtgttaacaaaatgtattatctcAATTCCATATTTGGAAATAAACTGGGGGGAAATACAGAAGATTGACTGAAAACTCGCGTTTGGAACGAATGCTCTTTTAGGAGAATCAAAGCAATGTTAGTATAGACTCGGACCTACCCCATGACGAACATTTGGGATTAATCAAGTTAACCGAGGTCTTAGGATTTCATATAGCGGCTAATGTACGTACCTTGACAAACAAATTCACTTTCCATTGGTTTTAGTTTTATCCAAGGGAATGAGCAAGGCTGCTATTATCTATGTTTgtgcattcattatttaatgaaaGGTTATCTTGTGTGATATGGAATGTAAATTGCTGTATTCTATGGCTCTACTTTTTGGATCAGTTTTTGTAAGTAAAGGATTATGGCTCTGTTGGAACTTGACTGATTTTATTCAATATAAGAATAATAAAAGGTATTGCATATTAAACAATATAATTTGGTTTGTATAGCAAGTTCGGTAAAATTGCGTTCAGTCGGTAAAGTTTAATTAAAATACCTTATATTCGCTGGTAAAAGAAAAATTGCGCAGCCATAAGTCATGATACGAATAGTTTTTACATTCgatttttttgtcttaatttagggttagggtttggaaTAAGGTTAGGATTGTGGTAAATCTTAGGTTTTCGGTTAGGTTGAAAATATTTctttaagaaaagaaaaatggaaaaagaCTGACGTAGGTGGCTGTGCCAAAGACAATCGATTCATTCCTTTGAGTGCAGTAGTTCAGAATATTTCAACTCGCGGTGTTTGGACAAAATGtagtgaataaaaacattttatatgaataAAAAAGTACATGTAATCGATTTTCTAGgctatacaattttattttcaatttgtaTTTATACACTTAATCCAGTAGTCTAGTCCAGTGTTACACAAACTCATGTCCGGTTTGTGTAGGAATGTCTTGTTGTTTGGTGGCATGTCCCTCATGAAAACGTACCGTTGGAGCTTCCTTCAATGAACTGGAGTTACTATTTTGGCGTATAGGCTACAGAGAGGAATTTGAATATAGCTTTGAAAGTTTCGAGTTATAAGCTATTATCACCTCTTTCATTAAAGGTAGGACTCAGGAACACGCATGTGTCGTCTGTTTCCCCCCTATGGAGCTCACAAACTGTGTAGGACGCTATTAAAAGGACTGTGGAAAAATCACAATTCAAGGCAATGCATGTCTTCCCTTCTACGGACAATTATTGCTTGGTAATCATTCCTGGACGTCTCAATACTATTCTGATGCATGTCCATCACTACAAACCATAGACGTAAATCCTTCAGATTTGTGTTTGCCTACTTCTACTTGTCCTCCCAGCTGTAACATTCCTATAAGAATTTAGCAGAACTTCTCAGTTTACTCTTTGTAACAACAACCAAAAATTGTCTTTATGATTGGTTAATATGTTGGAATACAATTTAACTATGTAATATGTGTAATATCAATGTAATTAAGACTGTTATTACGTACTgtacaattaaaatataatcaTGTACAACCCGGTTTCAAAAAAGGACGCTGCgtaaggaaaaacaaaatgcagtgatgtgcaaatcatttaaaccatattcaatagaaaatagtacaaagacaacatatcaaatgttatacctgagacattttattgtttcttgaaaatattCAAAAAGCTTTGagtttaatgccagcaacatgtttcaaaaaagttgggacagaaacaacaaaagactggaaaagtggtgtaatgcaaaaaaacggaacctggtggaatatcataCAACTAATTAGGGTTTttggcaacaagtcagtaacatgattgggtattaaaagatcattccagagaggatgagtctgtcagaagtgaggatggggaggggttcaccactttgTGGAAGACGGTGCTGGCAcataatttaagaataacgtttctcaacgtaatgttgcaaagagtttggggatctcatcttaTACAGTACATCATTTCATTACAAGGATTCAGAAAATCAGTAGAAATCTCtgcatgcaagggacaaggctgaaaaccaatattggatggtcatcatcttcgggccctcaggtggcaccgCATTGAAATCCTTGTAGTGGAAGTCACTCCATGGGctccattgtctgtgaacacagt
This sequence is a window from Esox lucius isolate fEsoLuc1 chromosome 17, fEsoLuc1.pri, whole genome shotgun sequence. Protein-coding genes within it:
- the LOC105016993 gene encoding homeobox protein Hox-C13a; its protein translation is MTTSLVLHPRWADTLMYVYEKSPNENNQNKNQSMEGLSGNCPATHCRELISHSALGRHSGSLSHQGSVYSDLPSQDGVRQCPAPQTSSSATLNYGYPFGSSYYGCRLSHSHNVNLQQKSCSYHPADKYTENCAALPTEELPSRTKEFAFYPSFASSYQTVPGYLDMSVVPGISAHPEPRHDTLIPMDGYQHWALSNGWDGQVYCSKEQTQSTHLWKSPFPDVVPLQPEVSCYRRGRKKRVPYTKVQLKELEKEYAASKFITKDKRRRISAATNLSERQVTIWFQNRRVKDKKCVCKSKSSSHMHDT